In one Agathobacter rectalis ATCC 33656 genomic region, the following are encoded:
- a CDS encoding NADH peroxidase: MAKWVCTVCGYVYEGENPPAECPVCHVGADKFKKVEGDLTLAAEHEFGVYASTVKNNPEISDEDKKYIFEQLKANFEGECSEVGMYLCMARVAHREGYPEIGLYWEKAAYEEAEHAAKFAEMLGEDLEPNMKATTKDNLAWRVDCEFGATAGKTDLAKCAKKNNLDAIHDTVHEMARDEARHGRALKGLLDRYFG; this comes from the coding sequence ATGGCAAAATGGGTTTGTACAGTTTGTGGATACGTTTATGAGGGAGAGAATCCACCGGCAGAGTGTCCGGTATGCCACGTTGGCGCAGATAAATTCAAGAAGGTTGAGGGAGATTTAACACTTGCTGCAGAGCATGAGTTTGGAGTATACGCTTCAACTGTTAAGAACAATCCTGAAATCTCTGATGAAGATAAGAAATACATCTTCGAGCAGTTAAAGGCTAACTTCGAGGGCGAGTGCTCTGAGGTAGGTATGTATCTTTGCATGGCTCGTGTAGCTCATCGTGAGGGATATCCTGAGATTGGTCTCTACTGGGAGAAGGCAGCTTACGAAGAGGCTGAGCATGCAGCTAAGTTTGCAGAGATGCTCGGTGAGGACCTTGAGCCTAACATGAAGGCTACTACAAAGGACAACCTCGCTTGGAGAGTTGACTGTGAGTTCGGTGCTACAGCAGGAAAGACTGACCTTGCTAAATGTGCTAAGAAGAATAACCTCGATGCAATCCATGATACAGTTCATGAGATGGCTC
- a CDS encoding Fur family transcriptional regulator, whose amino-acid sequence MIKYSRQRESIVNFLASRTDHPTAETIYQNIKKEFPNISLGTVYRNLSLLEEIGEIIKISTGVGPDHYDYNTAPHYHFICRGCGRVMDIDLDFADELMTQVQESTDLAIESCSVSFTGLCPDCKNELS is encoded by the coding sequence ATGATTAAGTATAGTCGTCAAAGAGAGTCGATAGTCAACTTTCTGGCGAGCCGGACCGATCATCCGACTGCTGAAACTATCTATCAGAATATCAAAAAAGAATTTCCAAACATCAGTCTTGGAACTGTTTACAGAAACCTTTCCTTGCTTGAGGAAATTGGTGAGATCATCAAGATTTCGACCGGAGTCGGTCCTGACCATTACGATTACAACACAGCGCCTCATTATCACTTTATATGCAGAGGCTGCGGACGCGTGATGGATATCGATTTGGACTTCGCCGATGAGCTGATGACACAGGTGCAGGAATCCACTGATTTAGCCATTGAGAGCTGCTCAGTTTCGTTTACGGGACTTTGCCCGGATTGCAAGAATGAGCTTTCCTAG